A portion of the Diceros bicornis minor isolate mBicDic1 chromosome 20, mDicBic1.mat.cur, whole genome shotgun sequence genome contains these proteins:
- the SREK1 gene encoding splicing regulatory glutamine/lysine-rich protein 1 isoform X4, with the protein MTPQAAAKELEEVMKRVREAQSFISAAIEPESGKSNERKGGRSRSHTRSKSRSSSKSHSRRKRSQSKHRSRSHNRSRSRQKDRRRSKSPHKKRSKSRERRKSRSRSRSRDKRKDTREKIKEKERVKEKDREKERDKERDREKEREKEKERGKNKDKERDKDREKDKDRDKDKEKDRERERDKEHEKERDKEKEKEQDKEKEREKDRSKETDEKRKKDKKSRTPPRSYNASRRSRSSSRERRRRRSRSSSRSPRTSKTIKRKSSRSPSPRSRNKKDKKKEKERDHISERRERERSTSTRKSSNDRDGKEKLEKNNTSLKEKEHNKEPDSSAGKEVDDRDAARTEENKVQQNGNCQPNEENLSTKTEAV; encoded by the exons ATGACACCTCAGGCTGCAGCTAAGGAGTTAGAAGAAGTAATGAAGCGAGTACGAGAGGCTCAGTCCTTTATCTCAGCAGCTATTGAACCAG AGTCTGGAAAGAGCAATGAAAGAAAAGGCGGTCGATCTCGTTCCCACACTCGTTCAAAATCCAGGTCTAGCTCAAAATCCCATTCTAGAAGGAAAAGATCACAGTCAAAACACAG GAGTAGATCCCATAATAGATCACGTTCGAGACAAAAAGATAGACGTAGATCTAAGAGCCCACATAAAAAACGCTCTAAATCAAGGGAGAGACGGAAGTCAAGGAGTCGTTCGCGTTCACG ggaCAAGAGAAAAGACACCCGAGAAAAGatcaaggaaaaggaaagagtgaaagaaaaagatagagaaaaggaaagggataaagagagagacagggaaaaggaacgtgaaaaagaaaaggaacggggtaaaaacaaagataaagagcGAGATAAGGATCGGGAAAAGGACAAGGATCGGGATAAAGACAaggagaaggacagagagagagagcgggACAAAGAGCATGAAAAGGAGCgagacaaagagaaggaaaaggagcagGACAAAGAAAAGGAACGAGAAAAGGACAGATCCAAAGAGacagatgagaaaagaaagaaggataaaAAGTCCAGAACACCACCCAGAAGTTACAATGCGTCAAGAAGATCTCGTAGTTCCAGCAG GGAAAGGCGTAGGAGAAGGAGCAGGagttcttccagatctccaaGAACATCAAAAACCATAAAAAGGAAATCTTCTAGGTCTCCATCCCCTAGGAG CAGAAATAAgaaggataaaaagaaagaaaaagaaagggaccaCATcagtgaaagaagagagagagaacgtTCAACCTCTACAAGAAAGAGTTCTAATGACAGAGATGGGAAGGAAAAGTTGGAGAAGAACAATACTTCACTTAAA GAGAAAGAGCACAATAAAGAACCAGATTCAAGTGCGGGCAAAGAAGTAGATGACAGAGATGCAGCAAGGACTGAGGAAAACAAAGTACAGCAAAATGGAAATTGTCAGCCAAATGAAGAAAACCTCTCTACCAAAACAGAAGCAGTATAG